One Drosophila kikkawai strain 14028-0561.14 chromosome 3L, DkikHiC1v2, whole genome shotgun sequence genomic window carries:
- the LOC108080197 gene encoding uncharacterized protein isoform X1 → MVKKNTEAPSGPKAVSEWAMISASEAYDQEVKYLARLADVSVSAELVKSADRDFYQQEIARAKAEEWDHFLRCDGLPRPNRPVEVRTFIAKMRHFDEIESNSSLDWTLSVDDRSVLNQNIFRVDKTRRVVELTKDSPGTYYDANVRMCLDTLKQMDVMLDNEAEMDHLTKAQQNAIMDVYTEVQFEIEQLLNRLAYRVLKMQGSYMDSEDGRIAYWSFKGNRWEMDLWGLRNVPIRFKHLDLPVMLAKMKASGVEVQIPTSVLSDCLTLRCVHTDFDNVSHKAKSFDPAVIDSANYPNAGIVDILESIQNEWAMQEEIRSDTLAILENRRVEYEETMRLIAERTEQAAKAAKQNSGNESKINIIIPKTPKEPLAVQPGMVPDVYKDFIKMEEKEYAGFLDEIYHPRHLEMREFEINLRECIMLGGIFSVLVIRRPEQTQFEKFNIIQHEDGRVLFTMPNLKTNVESERRSSVARTTVEDYRDSSFKLAEDDLPYFIVTLQLPADLCKWSQPQVCQFISEKEISRHHSRLRPSGSDYISPIRTSQPRGNSILSQSSKQTSIWGSVELSNIFRPSIRSLLRHSKFEEDKTNVFSLDNFSLLKPLEHDETRKLQRLCIPRIISSFKLPRDMLDEVTEVEVPKGGLCRLVKRPEAEETKPQQEETRDFTFEDQNDPERLFPIFPYVEPIGYPYANEVHEPEALFDHTAMGLLKKLDYIKGKYVGRANQLWNQREIVDKKDKKGTKTPARAIETAPVEEEPAEKTPTSKTHKHGEVKVRSTSKSQDIPETLSEETMEMQDVTHWTTKYINDASLDPATHRITFKTDRLGIFGLAFKRYEHFPFRDWSMQPNEENPDEIIFTVDTFHVRIFFYITTQGVRGYVTDLSKAYTANPVKYLVIEEPISDFGQLRKLFISKNINIFAQNDASYYIENGYFSMKHVAAEHHTYNIMGLHCKLMKFYRSSWNRLAKRRDIIVNMKIAKDTSDYSEVTLRITPEKTTFVQVSENCSDEVNVIVLSYTETWRNISNFTDMHQAVTSMVFNATELRNKDTVLFNYVTRMLKELRPLSFA, encoded by the exons ATGGTAAAAAAGAATACAGAAGCACCTTCAGGACCCAAGGCGGTGTCGGAATGGGCAATGATCTCCGCAAGCGAGGCTTATGATCAGGAGGTCAAGTACTTGGCCCGCCTGGCCGATGTCTCTGTTAGTGCCGAATTGGTAAAGA GTGCCGACAGGGACTTTTATCAACAGGAAATAGCCCGTGCTAAGGCCGAGGAGTGGGATCACTTCCTGCGCTGCGATGGACTGCCTCGTCCAAACCGTCCCGTCGAGGTGCGGACATTTATTGCCAAGATGCGGCACTTTGACGAGATCGAGTCCAATTCTTCCTTGGACTGGACCCTTTCGGTGGACGATCGTTCGGTCTTGAACCAGAACATTTTCCGGGTGGACAAGACGCGCCGCGTGGTCGAGCTCACCAAGGATAGTCCTGGGACATATTACGACGCAAATGTGCGGATGTGCCTGGACACCTTGAAGCAAATGGACGTCATGCTGGACAACGAGGCGGAGATGGATCATTTGACCAAGGCTCAGCAAAACGCAATCATGGAT GTTTACACCGAGGTCCAGTTTGAAATAGAACAGCTCCTAAACCGCCTCGCGTATCGGGTGTTGAAAATGCAAGGCTCCTATATGGA CTCTGAGGATGGCAGGATAGCCTACTGGAGTTTCAAGGGTAATCGGTGGGAAATGGATTTGTGGGGTCTGCGAAACGTGCCCATCCGCTTCAAGCATTTGGA CCTGCCTGTGATGCTGGCCAAAATGAAGGCCTCGGGCGTTGAGGTTCAGATACCGACGTCTGTGCTCTCGGATTGTCTCACCCTTCGCTGTGTGCACACTGATTTCGACAATGTCTCGCATAAGGCCAAGAGCTTCGATCCGGCAGTCATTGATTCGGCTAACTATCCCAATGCCGGAATTGTGGATATTCTGGAGTCGATCCAGAACGAGTGGGCGATGCAGGAGGAAATCAGGTCCGATACGTTGGCTATCTTGGAGAATAGGCGGGTGGAGTACGAGGAAACTATGCGGTTAATCGCGGAGAGGACTGAGCAAGCTGCTAAGGCCGCCAAGCAAAATAGTGGCAATGAATCCAAAATCAATATCATAATTCCAAAAACTCCAAAGGAGCCGCTGGCGGTACAGCCGGGTATGGTCCCGGACGTCTACAAGGATTTCATTAAAATGGAGGAAAAAGAGTATGCGGGGTTTCTGGACGAAATCTATCATCCGAGGCACTTGGAAATGCGCGAATTCGAG ATTAATCTCCGTGAGTGCATTATGCTAGGTGGCATCTTTTCGGTTTTGGTCATCCGAAGGCCCGAACAAACCCAGTTCGAGAAGTTCAACATCATCCAGCACGAGGATGGCCGTGTTCTGTTCACGATGCCCAACTTGAAGACGAATGTGGAGTCCGAAAGACGATCGAGTGTCGCGCGGACGACTGTGGAAGACTATCGCGACTCGAGCTTCAAGCTGGCGGAGGACGATCTGCCATACTTCATCGTCACGCTGCAGCTTCCCGCCGATCTGTGCAAGTGGAGCCAGCCGCAGGTGTGCCAGTTTATAAGCGAGAAGGAGATATCGAGGCATCACTCCCGTCTTAGACCCAGTGGATCCGATTATATAAGTCCCATCAGAACCAGCCAGCCTAGGGGCAATTCGATTTTGAGTCAATCCTCAAAGCAAACGAGCATATGGGGCTCGGTTGAACTCTCGAATATCTTTCGGCCCTCCATTCGATCCTTGCTCCGGCATAGCAAGTTCGAGGAAGATAAGACAAACGTGTTTTCCTTGGACAATTTTAGCTTGCTGAAGCCGCTGGAACACGATGAAACAAGGAAACTGCAGCGCCTCTGCATTCCCCGGATCATCTCGTCCTTTAAGCTGCCTCGCGATATGCTCGATGAGGTTACGGAAGTGGAAGTACCTAAGGGGGGTCTGTGTAGATTAGTAAAAAGGCCAGAAGCGGAGGAAACGAAGCCCCAGCAAGAAGAGACACGGGACTTCACCTTCGAGGACCAGAACGACCCGGAGCGCCTTTTTCCCATCTTTCCCTATGTAGAGCCCATTGGATACCCCTACGCGAACGAGGTGCATGAGCCGGAAGCCCTATTCGACCATACTGCTATGGGACTATTAAAAAAGTTGGACTACATCAAGGGCAAGTATGTGGGCAGGGCCAACCAACTGTGGAATCAGCGGGAAATCGTGGATAAAAAAGACAAGAAAGGTACCAAAACACCCGCTCGGGCGATAGAAACGGCGCCGGTCGAGGAGGAACCGGCAGAGAAGACGCCGACGAGTAAGACCCACAAACATGGCGAAGTAAAGGTCCGTTCGACATCAAAATCCCAAGACATTCCGGAAACTTTGTCGGAGGAAACCATGGAAATGCAGGACGTGACCCACTGGACCACGAAGTACATCAACGATGCGTCGCTTGACCCGGCAACCCATAGAATCACCTTCAAGACGGATCGGCTGGGTATCTTTGGATTAGCCTTCAAGCGCTATGAGCACTTTCCCTTTCGTGATTGGTCCATGCAACCAAATGAGGAGAA TCCCGACGAGATAATTTTCACTGTTGACACCTTCCACGTGCGCATCTTCTTCTACATCACAACCCAAGGAGTTCGTGGCTATGTGACCGATCTGTCCAAGGCATATACTGCCAACCCAGTAAAATATCTGGTGATTGAGGAGCCCATATCCGACTTTGGCCAGTTGCGTAAG CTATTCATAAGCAAGAACATTAACATATTCGCCCAGAACGATGCCAGTTATTATATAGAAAACGGATACTTCTCGATGAAGCATGTGGCCGCCGAGCACCACACCTATAACATCATGGGTCTCCACTGCAAGCTTATGAAGTTCTATCGGTCCAGCTGGAATCGTTTGGCCAAGCGTCGGGACATCATCGTGAACATGAAGATTGCCAAGGACACTTCCGACTACTCTGAGGTCACCCTTCGCATTACTCCGGAGAAGACGACTTTTGTGCAGGTCTCCGAGAATTGCTCGGATGAGGTGAATGTGATTGTGCTCTCTTACACGGAAACTTGGCGTAATATAAGC AACTTCACCGATATGCATCAAGCCGTCACCTCCATGGTATTTAATGCCACAGAATTGCGTAATAAAGATACGGTCCTCTTTAATTACGTCACTCGAATGCTGAAAGAGTTGAGGCCATTGAGCTTTGCATAg
- the LOC108080197 gene encoding uncharacterized protein isoform X2: MRHFDEIESNSSLDWTLSVDDRSVLNQNIFRVDKTRRVVELTKDSPGTYYDANVRMCLDTLKQMDVMLDNEAEMDHLTKAQQNAIMDVYTEVQFEIEQLLNRLAYRVLKMQGSYMDSEDGRIAYWSFKGNRWEMDLWGLRNVPIRFKHLDLPVMLAKMKASGVEVQIPTSVLSDCLTLRCVHTDFDNVSHKAKSFDPAVIDSANYPNAGIVDILESIQNEWAMQEEIRSDTLAILENRRVEYEETMRLIAERTEQAAKAAKQNSGNESKINIIIPKTPKEPLAVQPGMVPDVYKDFIKMEEKEYAGFLDEIYHPRHLEMREFEINLRECIMLGGIFSVLVIRRPEQTQFEKFNIIQHEDGRVLFTMPNLKTNVESERRSSVARTTVEDYRDSSFKLAEDDLPYFIVTLQLPADLCKWSQPQVCQFISEKEISRHHSRLRPSGSDYISPIRTSQPRGNSILSQSSKQTSIWGSVELSNIFRPSIRSLLRHSKFEEDKTNVFSLDNFSLLKPLEHDETRKLQRLCIPRIISSFKLPRDMLDEVTEVEVPKGGLCRLVKRPEAEETKPQQEETRDFTFEDQNDPERLFPIFPYVEPIGYPYANEVHEPEALFDHTAMGLLKKLDYIKGKYVGRANQLWNQREIVDKKDKKGTKTPARAIETAPVEEEPAEKTPTSKTHKHGEVKVRSTSKSQDIPETLSEETMEMQDVTHWTTKYINDASLDPATHRITFKTDRLGIFGLAFKRYEHFPFRDWSMQPNEENPDEIIFTVDTFHVRIFFYITTQGVRGYVTDLSKAYTANPVKYLVIEEPISDFGQLRKLFISKNINIFAQNDASYYIENGYFSMKHVAAEHHTYNIMGLHCKLMKFYRSSWNRLAKRRDIIVNMKIAKDTSDYSEVTLRITPEKTTFVQVSENCSDEVNVIVLSYTETWRNISNFTDMHQAVTSMVFNATELRNKDTVLFNYVTRMLKELRPLSFA; encoded by the exons ATGCGGCACTTTGACGAGATCGAGTCCAATTCTTCCTTGGACTGGACCCTTTCGGTGGACGATCGTTCGGTCTTGAACCAGAACATTTTCCGGGTGGACAAGACGCGCCGCGTGGTCGAGCTCACCAAGGATAGTCCTGGGACATATTACGACGCAAATGTGCGGATGTGCCTGGACACCTTGAAGCAAATGGACGTCATGCTGGACAACGAGGCGGAGATGGATCATTTGACCAAGGCTCAGCAAAACGCAATCATGGAT GTTTACACCGAGGTCCAGTTTGAAATAGAACAGCTCCTAAACCGCCTCGCGTATCGGGTGTTGAAAATGCAAGGCTCCTATATGGA CTCTGAGGATGGCAGGATAGCCTACTGGAGTTTCAAGGGTAATCGGTGGGAAATGGATTTGTGGGGTCTGCGAAACGTGCCCATCCGCTTCAAGCATTTGGA CCTGCCTGTGATGCTGGCCAAAATGAAGGCCTCGGGCGTTGAGGTTCAGATACCGACGTCTGTGCTCTCGGATTGTCTCACCCTTCGCTGTGTGCACACTGATTTCGACAATGTCTCGCATAAGGCCAAGAGCTTCGATCCGGCAGTCATTGATTCGGCTAACTATCCCAATGCCGGAATTGTGGATATTCTGGAGTCGATCCAGAACGAGTGGGCGATGCAGGAGGAAATCAGGTCCGATACGTTGGCTATCTTGGAGAATAGGCGGGTGGAGTACGAGGAAACTATGCGGTTAATCGCGGAGAGGACTGAGCAAGCTGCTAAGGCCGCCAAGCAAAATAGTGGCAATGAATCCAAAATCAATATCATAATTCCAAAAACTCCAAAGGAGCCGCTGGCGGTACAGCCGGGTATGGTCCCGGACGTCTACAAGGATTTCATTAAAATGGAGGAAAAAGAGTATGCGGGGTTTCTGGACGAAATCTATCATCCGAGGCACTTGGAAATGCGCGAATTCGAG ATTAATCTCCGTGAGTGCATTATGCTAGGTGGCATCTTTTCGGTTTTGGTCATCCGAAGGCCCGAACAAACCCAGTTCGAGAAGTTCAACATCATCCAGCACGAGGATGGCCGTGTTCTGTTCACGATGCCCAACTTGAAGACGAATGTGGAGTCCGAAAGACGATCGAGTGTCGCGCGGACGACTGTGGAAGACTATCGCGACTCGAGCTTCAAGCTGGCGGAGGACGATCTGCCATACTTCATCGTCACGCTGCAGCTTCCCGCCGATCTGTGCAAGTGGAGCCAGCCGCAGGTGTGCCAGTTTATAAGCGAGAAGGAGATATCGAGGCATCACTCCCGTCTTAGACCCAGTGGATCCGATTATATAAGTCCCATCAGAACCAGCCAGCCTAGGGGCAATTCGATTTTGAGTCAATCCTCAAAGCAAACGAGCATATGGGGCTCGGTTGAACTCTCGAATATCTTTCGGCCCTCCATTCGATCCTTGCTCCGGCATAGCAAGTTCGAGGAAGATAAGACAAACGTGTTTTCCTTGGACAATTTTAGCTTGCTGAAGCCGCTGGAACACGATGAAACAAGGAAACTGCAGCGCCTCTGCATTCCCCGGATCATCTCGTCCTTTAAGCTGCCTCGCGATATGCTCGATGAGGTTACGGAAGTGGAAGTACCTAAGGGGGGTCTGTGTAGATTAGTAAAAAGGCCAGAAGCGGAGGAAACGAAGCCCCAGCAAGAAGAGACACGGGACTTCACCTTCGAGGACCAGAACGACCCGGAGCGCCTTTTTCCCATCTTTCCCTATGTAGAGCCCATTGGATACCCCTACGCGAACGAGGTGCATGAGCCGGAAGCCCTATTCGACCATACTGCTATGGGACTATTAAAAAAGTTGGACTACATCAAGGGCAAGTATGTGGGCAGGGCCAACCAACTGTGGAATCAGCGGGAAATCGTGGATAAAAAAGACAAGAAAGGTACCAAAACACCCGCTCGGGCGATAGAAACGGCGCCGGTCGAGGAGGAACCGGCAGAGAAGACGCCGACGAGTAAGACCCACAAACATGGCGAAGTAAAGGTCCGTTCGACATCAAAATCCCAAGACATTCCGGAAACTTTGTCGGAGGAAACCATGGAAATGCAGGACGTGACCCACTGGACCACGAAGTACATCAACGATGCGTCGCTTGACCCGGCAACCCATAGAATCACCTTCAAGACGGATCGGCTGGGTATCTTTGGATTAGCCTTCAAGCGCTATGAGCACTTTCCCTTTCGTGATTGGTCCATGCAACCAAATGAGGAGAA TCCCGACGAGATAATTTTCACTGTTGACACCTTCCACGTGCGCATCTTCTTCTACATCACAACCCAAGGAGTTCGTGGCTATGTGACCGATCTGTCCAAGGCATATACTGCCAACCCAGTAAAATATCTGGTGATTGAGGAGCCCATATCCGACTTTGGCCAGTTGCGTAAG CTATTCATAAGCAAGAACATTAACATATTCGCCCAGAACGATGCCAGTTATTATATAGAAAACGGATACTTCTCGATGAAGCATGTGGCCGCCGAGCACCACACCTATAACATCATGGGTCTCCACTGCAAGCTTATGAAGTTCTATCGGTCCAGCTGGAATCGTTTGGCCAAGCGTCGGGACATCATCGTGAACATGAAGATTGCCAAGGACACTTCCGACTACTCTGAGGTCACCCTTCGCATTACTCCGGAGAAGACGACTTTTGTGCAGGTCTCCGAGAATTGCTCGGATGAGGTGAATGTGATTGTGCTCTCTTACACGGAAACTTGGCGTAATATAAGC AACTTCACCGATATGCATCAAGCCGTCACCTCCATGGTATTTAATGCCACAGAATTGCGTAATAAAGATACGGTCCTCTTTAATTACGTCACTCGAATGCTGAAAGAGTTGAGGCCATTGAGCTTTGCATAg
- the LOC108080193 gene encoding uncharacterized protein isoform X1 has translation MVKTKLKNEEHLLDFLTEEESLAREQRHFQRLHDVRISVAFIRHAFKKYEKLKAEELELEKWDDYLACDGMPRPDLPSEIRQFLMKLRHEEHMAATDDISWVLLVNERSILSHAPDRQDLTRRNLDVTARPNIGKFYDKTVQGILQTHKRVERVLRNETELLDMPTLRAFELTKIPGELLKEVETFFDKLAYRVICAPEAYMMNKDSMLSYYCYNCSHFNFQIWGLQDVPIRFQYLRLPLMYSDLKCIKATLQLPLSVLSDNLTLRCVHTFFDPFSHLAKSVTLNFDAETSPSCGILEMEDSLISEWETQMDIRDDLIMKMEEQMEAYNVAKAAIEAALAAKQKKQGDNAKGPSVPKAPKMPLAIPEGKLPDPYPLFLKQTRQECNDFFNENFHPDNINLQQYEVNMRRYMIVGGVFSMVFMRKPRHTAFEKLNLTLHEDGRVLQVVLDQLNRSRDSSSSDLFGLERGPTRPNIDMEATDSDLKLHLEPDELPFYFITFTIPDNLCLWADPLVCHFIEEEIEGPTVEEDVLLEDLDKKNKKKRRKTLEAMKVKDAGRKSSSMRSTDDAINIKEPRNLTSVNIYRASALDMVRKSYNESENVNNEALQDFVPNMEANNRTRASLVKTICMPRIISSFKFPKEFKETPLDEQPTQRASGHLSRRRVVENVIADEITEFVPNYEDQADPERLFPIFPETMDSHKMKQYEFAAKQAEDPSLPCDTVYELIQTLDEIKEKYEDGPRKLAEQTAIQAVRMSKRHIAEFIPTRGAYKSRASMRRSGSVYGEIVEREIESDSRGESDSDVNAFTHTVKLKKKTEARPSEISRLESNKVIHWTTEYILESNFDRNSKILTVKTDRLGNFGFAYPRYNHFPFRHWHLEANEENPDELTFTLDTQYVRVVFIVSKDGIRGYATDVPKVYVAKPVKYMNFEKPVGDFVELRKLFQDNNLNVFPELDAFFYIDQGYFSEKHLAAEVHIYDAMAVHCKQLKFKHNDWNRLATDRDIVLCLRSNNALDNVDVTVRVTPENATFVEVSELCSENLDAFQLHYKRTWRNIGIYTDLHQLINSMNPNATDTRNRDSGQMFYLRKLLQEIRPLSFS, from the exons atggtaaaaacaaaattgaaaaacgAAGAACATTTATTGGACTTCCTAACTGAGGAAGAAAGTTTGGCCCGTGAACAAAGACACTTTCAGCGCCTGCACGACGTCCGCATCAGCGTGGCGTTTATCCGCC ATGCCTTTAAGAAGTACGAGAAGCTGAAGGCGGAGGAGCTGGAGTTGGAAAAGTGGGACGATTATCTAGCCTGCGATGGGATGCCACGTCCTGATCTTCCCAGTGAGATACGACAGTTTTTGATGAAGCTGCGGCATGAAGAGCATATGGCGGCCACCGATGACATTAGCTGGGTGCTGCTAGTCAACGAGCGAAGCATCCTGTCGCATGCCCCCGACAGACAGGACTTGACCCGCCGGAACTTGGATGTAACTGCAAGGCCCAATATCGGCAAGTTCTACGACAAGACGGTGCAGGGAATCCTTCAAACCCACAAGCGTGTGGAACGAGTCCTTCGAAACGAGACAGAGCTTCTTGACATGCCGACCCTGAGAGCTTTTGAGCTGACAAAG ATACCCGGGGAACTGCTCAAGGAAGTTGAGACTTTCTTTGACAAGCTCGCCTACCGTGTCATCTGCGCTCCCGAAGCCTATATGAT GAATAAAGACAGTATGTTGTCCTACTATTGCTACAATTGCAGCCACTTCAATTTCCAGATATGGGGCCTGCAGGATGTTCCCATTCGCTTTCAGTATCTGCG ACTGCCTTTAATGTATTCCGATCTAAAATGCATCAAAGCGACCCTACAGTTGCCACTCAGTGTGCTTAGCGACAATTTGACCCTGCGGTGTGTGCACACCTTCTTCGATCCCTTCTCTCACCTGGCTAAGAGCGTCACCCTAAATTTCGATGCCGAAACGAGTCCCAGTTGTGGCATCTTGGAAATGGAGGACAGCTTGATAAGCGAGTGGGAGACCCAGATGGATATACGCGATGATTTGATAATGAAGATGGAGGAGCAGATGGAGGCCTACAACGTTGCCAAGGC CGCTATAGAAGCAGCATTAGCAGCGAAGCAAAAGAAGCAAGGAGACAATGCGAAGGGACCTTCAGTGCCAAAAGCTCCAAAGATGCCGCTGGCAATACCCGAGGGCAAGTTACCCGATCCCTACCCGTTGTTCCTCAAGCAGACAAGGCAAGAATGCAACGATTTCTTCAATGAGAACTTTCATCCCGACAACATCAATCTGCAGCAATATGAG GTCAACATGCGGCGTTACATGATTGTGGGTGGAGTTTTTTCGATGGTCTTTATGCGGAAGCCGCGACACACCGCATTCGAGAAGCTCAATCTGACGCTGCACGAGGATGGTCGCGTATTACAAGTGGTTCTGGACCAACTCAATCGCAGCAGAGATTCCTCCTCGTCTGACCTTTTCGGGTTGGAGCGGGGGCCCACTCGCCCGAACATCGACATGGAAGCTACTGACTCCGATCTCAAGCTGCACTTGGAGCCGGATGAGCTGCCATTTTACTTTATCACTTTCACGATACCGGATAACTTGTGCCTGTGGGCTGATCCTTTGGTTTGTCATTTTATCGAGGAGGAGATCGAGGGACCTACGGTTGAAGAGGATGTCCTGTTGGAGGATTTGGACAAGAAGAACAAGAAGAAGCGCCGGAAGACGTTGGAGGCCATGAAGGTGAAGGATGCGGGGAGAAAGTCGAGTAGTATGAGATCGACTGACGATGCAATAAATATCAAAGAACCTCGGAATCTAACCTCGGTCAACATTTATAGAGCAAGCGCGCTCGACATGGTTCGGAAAAGCTACAATGAAagtgaaaatgtaaacaatgaAGCGCTGCAAGACTTTGTGCCAAATATGGAAGCTAACAATCGGACAAGGGCTTCCCTGGTTAAGACGATTTGCATGCCGCGGATTATATCCTCGTTCAAGTTTCCGAAGGAGTTTAAGGAGACCCCGCTAGACGAGCAACCCACCCAAAGAGCTAGTGGGCATCTCTCGCGGCGAAGAGTGGTGGAAAATGTCATCGCCGATGAGATCACAGAGTTCGTTCCCAACTACGAAGATCAGGCTGATCCCGAGCGACTTTTTCCTATATTTCCCGAGACAATGGATTCACACAAAATGAAGCAATACGAGTTCGCTGCTAAGCAGGCAGAGGACCCCAGCCTTCCCTGTGACACCGTATACGAATTGATACAAACCCTGGATGAGATCAAAGAAAAGTACGAGGACGGTCCCAGGAAACTGGCGGAACAGACGGCGATACAGGCCGTGAGAATGTCCAAACGGCATATAGCGGAATTCATTCCGACTAGAGGTGCTTACAAGAGTAGAGCCTCCATGCGCAGATCAGGCAGTGTATATGGGGAGATCGTGGAACGGGAAATCGAAAGTGACAGCCGCGGAGAGTCCGATAGCGATGTCAACGCCTTTACACATACGGTAAAACTGAAGAAGAAGACTGAAGCTCGTCCCTCCGAAATTTCTCGCCTTGAATCCAACAAAGTTATCCACTGGACCACCGAGTATATCCTGGAGTCAAACTTTGACAGGAATAGCAAGATCCTGACCGTGAAGACGGACCGCCTGGGTAACTTTGGGTTCGCCTATCCGCGCTATAACCACTTTCCATTCCGACACTGGCACCTGGAGGCGAACGAGGAGAA TCCTGATGAGCTCACCTTCACCTTGGATACCCAATATGTGCGTGTGGTCTTCATTGTTAGCAAGGATGGGATCCGAGGATATGCGACTGATGTGCCCAAGGTGTACGTCGCTAAGCCGGTGAAGTATATGAATTTCGAGAAGCCCGTAGGAGATTTCGTCGAGCTGCGCAAG CTCTTTCAGGACAACAACCTGAATGTGTTTCCGGAGCTGGACGCATTCTTCTACATCGACCAGGGCTACTTTTCTGAAAAGCATTTGGCGGCGGAAGTGCACATCTACGACGCGATGGCCGTGCACTGCAAGCAGCTGAAGTTCAAACACAATGACTGGAACCGTTTGGCCACGGATAGGGATATCGTGCTCTGTCTGCGCAGCAACAACGCTTTGGACAACGTCGATGTCACAGTTCGGGTCACACCGGAGAATGCAACCTTCGTGGAGGTTTCAGAGTTGTGCTCCGAAAACCTTGATGCCTTCCAGCTGCACTACAAGCGCACTTGGCGTAATATTGGG ATCTATACGGATCTGCACCAGCTTATCAACTCCATGAATCCGAACGCAACGGACACTCGAAACCGGGACTCAGGGCAGATGTTTTACCTCCGCAAGCTTCTCCAGGAAATCCGACCTCTGAGCTTCTCCTAG
- the LOC108080193 gene encoding uncharacterized protein isoform X2, whose product MVKTKLKNEEHLLDFLTEEESLAREQRHFQRLHDVRISVAFIRHAFKKYEKLKAEELELEKWDDYLACDGMPRPDLPSEIRQFLMKLRHEEHMAATDDISWVLLVNERSILSHAPDRQDLTRRNLDVTARPNIGKFYDKTVQGILQTHKRVERVLRNETELLDMPTLRAFELTKETYVLCLDTRGTAQGS is encoded by the exons atggtaaaaacaaaattgaaaaacgAAGAACATTTATTGGACTTCCTAACTGAGGAAGAAAGTTTGGCCCGTGAACAAAGACACTTTCAGCGCCTGCACGACGTCCGCATCAGCGTGGCGTTTATCCGCC ATGCCTTTAAGAAGTACGAGAAGCTGAAGGCGGAGGAGCTGGAGTTGGAAAAGTGGGACGATTATCTAGCCTGCGATGGGATGCCACGTCCTGATCTTCCCAGTGAGATACGACAGTTTTTGATGAAGCTGCGGCATGAAGAGCATATGGCGGCCACCGATGACATTAGCTGGGTGCTGCTAGTCAACGAGCGAAGCATCCTGTCGCATGCCCCCGACAGACAGGACTTGACCCGCCGGAACTTGGATGTAACTGCAAGGCCCAATATCGGCAAGTTCTACGACAAGACGGTGCAGGGAATCCTTCAAACCCACAAGCGTGTGGAACGAGTCCTTCGAAACGAGACAGAGCTTCTTGACATGCCGACCCTGAGAGCTTTTGAGCTGACAAAG GAAACCTATGTACTTTGCTTAGATACCCGGGGAACTGCTCAAGGAAGTTGA